The following are from one region of the Lodderomyces elongisporus chromosome 7, complete sequence genome:
- the VMA11 gene encoding v-type proton ATPase 16 kDa proteolipid subunit 2 — MSDTLGPEFYPSFAPWLGFAGCAAAMILSCAGAAIGTAKSGIGIAGIGTFKPELIMKSLIPVVMSGILSVYGLVVAVLIAGGLSPTENYSLFNGFMHLACGLSVGFACLASGYAIGIVGDEGVRQFMHQPRLFVGIVLILIFAEVLGLYGMIIALILNTKGN, encoded by the coding sequence ATGTCAGATACGCTAGGACCGGAGTTTTACCCACTGTTTGCAccatggttgggttttgCTGGATGTGCAGCAGCAATGATTCTTTCGTGCGCTGGCGCAGCAATTGGCACTGCAAAATCTGGAATAGGTATCGCTGGTATCGGTACTTTTAAACCTGAACTCATTATGAAGTCGTTGATTCCCGTAGTGATGTCGGGTATCTTGTCTGTGTATGGATTAGTCGTGGCCGTGTTGATTGCGGGTGGATTATCACCTACAGAAAATTATTCACTTTTCAACGGGTTTATGCACTTGGCATGTGGACTTAGTGTAGGGTTTGCGTGTCTCGCATCTGGTTATGCCATTGGAATAGTTGGTGATGAGGGTGTCAGACAATTTATGCATCAGCCACGTCTATTTGTCGGAATTGTGTTGATCTTGATTTTCGCTGAAGTTTTGGGATTGTACGGAATGATTATAGCCTTGATATTAAACACAAAGGGTAATTGA
- the RVB2 gene encoding RuvB-like protein 2, protein MTTINTHVTTKDVSGLSLIAAHSHITGLGLEDNLQPKENAQGLVGQIQARKAAGVILKMVQAGKIAGRAVLIAGPPSTGKTAIALGLSQSLGSEVPFTALAASEVYSLEISKTEALTQAFRKSIGVRIKEETEIIEGEVVEIQIDRSITGGHKQGKLTIKTTDMETVYELGNKMIEGLTKEKVLAGDVISIDKASGRITKLGKSFTRARDYDAMGPETKFVQCPEGELQKRKEVVHTVSLHEIDVINSRQQGFLALFSGDTGEINSEVRDQINTKVAEWKEEGKAEIVPGVLFIDEVHMLDIECFSFINRALEDDFSPVVMMATNRGVSRTRGTDYKSPHGIPLDLLDRSVIIHTTTYSGDEIRTILSIRATEEEVELSADALALLTKIGQETSLRYASNLISVAQQIALKKRNNEVSLQDIKRAYMLFLDSDRSVQHLEQNASQYIDNSGNVTIGNRDFKHESETPAPAPVPNPTPAPSAPSASSVPVPEISTNGSNPEASAVEATSEVKPEEKKDEDKMEITTD, encoded by the coding sequence ATGACCACGATTAATACACATGTCACAACAAAGGATGTGAGCGGGTTATCGTTGATAGCTGCTCATTCGCACATCACGGGACTCGGTTTGGAAGACAACTTGCAACCTAAAGAGAATGCACAAGGCTTAGTTGGCCAGATCCAAGCTAGAAAAGCTGCTGGTGTCATCTTGAAGATGGTCCAGGCAGGTAAGATTGCCGGAAGAGCTGTTTTGATTGCCGGTCCACCATCTACTGGTAAGACAGCGATTGCTTTGGGTTTGTCGCAAAGTTTGGGATCCGAAGTTCCATTTACTGCACTTGCAGCATCTGAAGTTTACAGTTTAGAGATTTCCAAAACAGAGGCATTGACCCAGGCATTTAGGAAATCGATTGGTGTTCGTATCAAAGAGGAAACAGAAATTATTGAGGGTGAGGTGGTTGAGATTCAAATTGATCGTTCTATCACCGGTGGCCACAAGCAAGGTAAACTCAccattaaaaccacagacATGGAGACTGTTTATGAATTGGGAAACAAAATGATTGAAGGGTTaacgaaagaaaaagttcTTGCTGGTGATGTCATTTCCATCGACAAAGCTTCAGGAAGAATCACAAAGCTCGGTAAATCATTTACACGAGCAAGAGATTATGATGCAATGGGACCAGAGACCAAGTTTGTGCAGTGTCCAGAAGGAGAGTTgcagaagagaaaagaagtcGTGCACACTGTGTCGTTGCATGAGATTGATGTTATAAACTCTAGACAACAGGGTTTTTTGGCATTGTTCTCTGGTGATACTGGAGAGATCAACTCTGAAGTTAGGGATCAGATCAACACCAAGGTTGCAGAATGGAAGGAAGAAGGTAAGGCGGAAATTGTTCCTggtgttttgtttattgaCGAGGTTCACATGTTGGACATCGAGTGTTTCTCATTCATAAATAGAGCTTTGGAAGATGATTTCTCACCAGTGGTAATGATGGCTACTAACCGAGGTGTTAGTAGAACTAGAGGTACAGATTACAAGTCGCCACATGGTATACCATTGGACCTCTTGGACAGATCTGTGATTATCCATACTACAACATACTCCGGAGATGAGATTCGTACAATCTTGTCCATAAGAGCCACTGAGGAAGAAGTTGAATTGAGTGCTGATGCATTAGCTCTTTTGACTAAAATTGGACAAGAAACTAGCTTGAGGTATGCTAGCAACTTGATCTCGGTTGCACAGCAGATAgcattgaaaaagagaaataatGAAGTGAGCTTGCAAGATATCAAGAGAGCTTACATGTTGTTCCTAGATTCTGATAGATCCGTGCAGCATTTGGAGCAAAATGCTTCTCAATATATTGATAACTCTGGAAATGTCACAATTGGAAATCGAGATTTCAAACATGAGAGTGAAACACCTGCACCTGCACCTGTACCAAATCCAACCCCAGCACCATCAGCACCATCAGCAAGCTCTGTACCGGTTCCTGAGATATCCACCAATGGGTCCAATCCAGAAGCTTCTGCCGTCGAAGCCACCAGTGAGGTCAAAccagaagagaagaaagacgAGGACAAAATGGAAATCACAACCGATTAG